The region GGAGGAGCGGGCACCGGGCTGGAAGGGCTGCGGAGGCGCCGGGCCATCCCGAAGATCCCGCGTGTGACTGCATGAGCTCGCTTTCTCCAAAGACATCAAAGTGCGACGCAAAAGCATTTCTGCAGCCAAAGAATTTCACCAAATGGAGGCGGTTGCAAACCACTTCTCTCCGTCATTAAGAACGAGgctaaagggggcgcctgggtggctcagtgggttaagctgctgccttcggttcaggtcatgatctcagggtcctgggatcgagtcccgcatcgggctctctgctccgcggggagcctgcttccctctctttctctctgcctgcctctctgcctacttgtgatctctttctgtcaagtaaataaataaaatcttaaaaaaaaaaaaaaaagaacgaggcTAAAGGACACGCCTCCAGAAAAACAGCACCATGCTGTCTGGGAACTAGAAGAGAACGCTCCCCACCGGGACGGAGGGACGGCCTGCTGGACTGGAAAGCCTGTGTGCTTAGAGACAAGGTAGTTTGTTCTGGTGCCACCGGTTCTGTCACGggctctgtgaccctgggcaagtcacttactctttccgtttttttttttttttttaagatttattaatatgagagagagagagagagaaagaaagaacatgaacatggggaagtgcagagagagagagacaagtagacTGCCTACTGAGTGGGGGGAGCCCGCCGCAGGGCTtgaaccctgagctgaaatcaagagtcggatatttaacgactgagccacccaggcaccccggtccTGGTTTTATCCTTTAGAAAGATGGACACGAGCCTATATTGATCGGAAGTCTCTTTAATGCTAGAAGACCTTATACGGGGACCCTGCTGAAAGGCAGGTAGGTCCACGCCAGAAAAACCTCAGCAGAACGCCAAGTACTCTGCAGTGGATCACAGACCAGGCAGTAAGCAAACTCTGAATGTCCAGGGCATACCTGCTGGGTGCAGGATGGCCACGAAGCCCGAACCAGGACCTCTGATGCCAAGATAATTCCCATCACCGGGCGGCATGTGAAGGGAAGTGGGCGGAGGGGCCCAGACGAGGACAGGAATTTAAAGGAAGGGGCCTGGGCAGTGAGTGGCTGGTGCCGAGCCTCCTCTCAGGGCCCCACCTGTCCCAAGAAGAGCCCCGTCCTGCTGCCACAGTGGCTCTGGGGAAATCCCTCCTCCGCAGTCCTTCTCCTGGTGCTGGCCTTCGACACGGCTCTGCTCTCAGCCCCGATTTAGACTCAGTCCAGCACCTGTCCATCAGGGACAGCTCCCCAAACCCTGTGTGTGCGATGCCCACGGCTAACACAGTCCCTGATGCGGTCTCTTGAATTTGAGACCTGTGAGATTCCCCGTCTTCCTACCATTTAGGATGCCTTGTGCCCAACTCATAATGAATGTCCCTGGGGGAAAACCACAGTGGAAACATGACCTAAAAATGGCCAAGGGCTTGGAAGGGGACAAAAGACTGGGCAGCGGCACTGGGGCAGGTGTTCTGGAAGGCCGCAAAGTGAGCCTCGAAAGGGTTCCAGGACCGTCCCCACTGAGGTGTCTGGTGTCCGAGCGCAAAGAAGGGGAGGCTGATTCGCCCCTCTCAGGGGAAAGCAGCCCCTGGTCAGTGTGAGCTGGGCCAGTGCGTACTGCGTGGTGGAGGGGAAAAGGCCCACGTGTCCATGTCCCCTTTTCCAGCCCGAACCAAACAGTCCAATTCCAAAACACGCTCCCGTACTTACAGGCATGGTTTTGTCCCCAAAGAAATAGATGGTCTTATAGCCATCATTTTCCACGTGTCTCAGGCAATACCGCTTGTCCCAGCCATCAGGAAAGACGTCGATGCTGATCTGGCCTCCTGCCGAGAGGGGGGAAGACACAGAAGCTGAAGGCGGGAAAGAGGTGAGGGGCACGTGGCTGAACGGAATGTGCGGTCTACTCATCAGCAACTGGACCGCTGAGTCGATTTCTAATACCCTTGTTTGCTATTTACACTATTTTAGGGACCAGTGCTGAAATTAATGTGACATTGcttttttccaactttatttcACCCCAAATTGAAAAGCAAGACAGATCGCCAGCTCAGAACGAGGAATGCACTCGTGTTCAAgcactgagccaaaggcatggGTCTACAGGAAGCACGCCGGTGGAAAATCTGGTAACAGCTTCAACCAGCTGGGCCGCCCCGAGCTCTGAATACTCTGACTCTCGGGGGCGAGGCCCAGAAGCTGGCTGCGTGCGGTACATCTcgcaggagaaagaaaagcaggtgGATAGTGATCCGCGGGAAGCTTTCAGGCGTGATAAACCCTTGGAAAGCTTTGTCGGGGAGACGTTCACCTCGAGGTTCAAGAACACGTGAACATCTACCTGCTCTAGCAGACATAACCTCTTTGCAATTCGAGTCTTCCTACAACTGTTCACTCAGGGGAGGTGGTAAAACGAGAGGGCTCTACGTAATGACCCATCAGCGCTGACGGAAGCGCGTTTGCTTCAAGCATCTCCCAAGTGTATTCTACCGAAAACCAAGGCCGGCCAAGACACCAGCGCTGCGGGAAGAACTCTGCCGGACACAGGAAACGTTCACATGCCGGTCGGCCACGGCAGACACAACCTCTGTGGGCTCAGACAAGTCCCCTTTTCCtccagggcctcagtttcttgatTTGTAACACCAACCCAGCTGGCTGCTACGGATCCATGCTGCTCTGGCATGATGAGATTTCAGAATCTGTTCGGCTGAGCGCTACTTTGGGCCAGGAAGAGAGGTGCCGGGGCGGGTAATCCTGCCAGGTGAGACTTCAGAACCAAACCTGGCGGCCAGGGAGAGTCTCCATGAGGGCTGACCACACAGGAGTGCTCGCCTCTGTACCCCTCTTGCCCACCTTCACACCAGGCACAGCCCCATTCCAAGAGCTCATCGGCCGCCCGCAACCCCCCTGGCAGGTGGTTACCGAAGCCGGAAGCCGGCCGAGTGCGCCGTACCTATGGAGAACGTGACGCCTTTGCCTGCAAACTCTTTCCGCAGGTCTGCTACGAACTtctgtctgatgttttctttctGAGAAAAACAAGGAGATACCGATAGTCTAGCCCACGTCAGTCCAGAAGGCACCCTTCGGCCTCTGGCCACCAGGCTGCACATCTTATCTCCACTCCGTAGACCCAGGCTGTGTTGGAGGGACTCACTTTATCGAGTTCGTGAAACTCAATGCGCTCTTCTTGACTGCAGCTTCTCCCAATTGGGGACACGTTCAACATCCCGTTTCGGAACTCAATGAAAGTAcccctggagaggagaggggatgaGCCCCGGAGAGACATTATTTTTGTGGGCGACTTTACAGATGGGTAAACAGGCTCAAATTTCCAGCAGGCAGGGGCTGGTATGATCAACACTTCACCGGGCTGGGCTCAGCCACAGGGCAGCCTCCGGCCACAGGCGGCTAATCTGAACTGAGATTAGATTTCAAAGATACAGCCTGAAAGAGGAATGTCACCCTCATTGGAAATGCTCTATGTTGACTATGCGTTAAATGACTATATTTTGACTACAccgaattaaataaaatatgattaaaattaattttgggttttttttttaatgcagctacagaaaacttaaaattgCCCATGTGGCCCACATTATTTCTGTCGGACAGTAAATTTTATCATCCATAAAGAgctatgaggggcgcctgggtggctcagttggttgggagtctgcctttggcttaagtcatgatcccagggtcctgggatggagccctacgttGAGTTCCCTattcactggggagtctgcttctcctccctttgcctgcctgcctacttgtgctctctttctgccaaattaaaataataataataataataataataaaaagagctATGAAAATGATTACCATCTCTCAAGTTCCCTGAGGAATCTGAAAATTCATGTGCCTGACATTTCTGCTGGTGACCTCTTGAACCCACCGATCTGACCACACAAAGCTATGAGAAAAGCCTCCGAGGGCTGCCTGGTGAGCCTCCGTCACTCCGACGAAACACAGCTGCTGTGACTAGCTGCTACGAAATGGCTGCTCTGATCACAGAACGAGAGAACAGCGTAACATTTTTTTTAGTTACTCtgaataaagattaaaaaaaaaacaaacatgaaaaaaccATTTTCTTCCACCGTTTCCAGTTTGAATCTCAAAACAATTTCTTAAAAGCTCAAATAACTGTGAGCTATTCATCCTTACAATGCAATTGAAGGGTTCTGTGACTATGTGCTCAGAAGTATCTTCTAGCTCTAAATGCTGATGCCTGTGAGGTTCTAGAAAAATGCTGATTCCTGTGAGGTTCTAGAACCTCTTCCCTGGGCCCCTTCTGTCTTCCACACACAGCCCTGATCTTGAGCCACCAGCCACCTGTAAATACCTGGGACAGAGGCCCAGTGTTGAGCTGAGGGCCTGCTTCAAGGCCAACGCAGCCTCCTGCTGCCTGAATTCAGGGTAGGGATCTCATGCTAACTTGAAATTACAGATCTTCAGAGAACACCAAAGCCAGAGGCGATGGTATTTTACTACATGAAATCAAACTTCCAAATGACAGCAATTAATGCAGATTTTACGTCTGCATTACCGTACCGTGGACTGAGTGAGCAGGGCTGTGTGTGGGGTCTGGCCTGGGCTTCTGGggtggctcccaggtggctcccgGATCTGGGGCTGATGCTGCTTTTCACACTGCTCTTACAGGCCTTCTCCCGGACCCAGAGTCTTGGCAAGCATCTTAGTTTCCGCTTCCCATCATGTGGAAACGCTGTCGTTTATGGATTCATTCTTCCACTAGCAGGTTTCCAATAACGTCTTACTAACTGAGCACAGGGCCCGGGACTAAAGTCAGCACCCACCCAGCCAATGCGACTCCTCCCCATGCCAGCACAGCCTCTGCTGAAAGCAAatccaccttttcttttctttttttttaaagatttatttatttatttatttgacagagatcacaagtaggcagagaggcaggcggggggcgggcggggggcaggctctccgctgagcagagagtccgatgcggggctggatcccaggaccctgagatcatgacctgagcggaaggcagagacttaacccactgagccacccaggcgccccccaaacccACCTTTTCTTCGGGAGTTTAATTCTTGCGATGTAGCTCAGACAGTAGTTGATTAGATCTTGGATTAGGGCCTCGCCCAGGTGACCTTGAATACTCTAGGTAAAGAAAACACTGGGGTTACTTGAATTGGGGGAGGCATTTTTGAAATAACTTTACAGAAACCTGGGGCTGCAGCCACTACTGGCGAGGGCGACGAGGCTGCCGTGGCCAGCGTGACACGCCCGctacctttttccttctctccctgcctgaaaACACAAGGCAAACCACAAAGGGCTTTAGTTAAAGCATTTCCTGCTTCATGACTCAAGATTTTTGTACAAATTATCTTTCGAATGCTTCAGGGAAGGCCCAAAGAGTTTATTACTGCTGCTTTTATTCAATTAAAGTATCTACAGACACTGACAAAGTATCTTTGTTCCACTCAGGCTTTCTCACATGTCGAGTGGAATGATCTTGTTACTAGCAACAGCTACGCGGTACCTCTTAAAAACGCTTGTACCCAGGCAGCCTGCCCTCGTTTCTGCTAGCACGACAGAAATATCAGATTAAGTATCCTTAAAAACAATGCTGAAATTTAGCTAACAATTTGGAATATGTGATAGTCACAGGGCTCGACATTCAAGACGTAGAAAAGAATAGAGGGTAGAGGTTCACTCCTTCCCCGGCTCCCCACCTCCCGGACACACCTCCCCAGAAGCATCCAGTGTTAAATGCCTTTTCAGAAAGCATTTTAATAATAGTATAGAGTCGTCTGGATACTCTAGAACCTACCTGTTTACACAAGAGTTTCCCATCTTTGTATGCAACCAGACCGTTTTCGGGAAACACATAATCGTATTTTTCAACCACTGTAACCAAAACAAGAGAAGTCAGCGTGCAAGGAACCGAAGCTGGTTTCTCTTTCTTGACTCACATGTCTCACCGATAAAACAGGGAAACTCCAGTAAGGACTGTAAAAGGGTATCTCGCCTTAACAGGTTCCAAAGGTGGGGGAAAAAacgccttaaaaaaaaaaagactctaattACAAATGTATAAGATGGTGGCCAGGCCGGTGTTCAGAGACCTGGTGGCGGACCCTCTCacgtctctgccttcagcccgctctacctggagaggaagatgggagtcAAAGATGGCCCCCAAGCCTCCCTGTGGACCCGCATCACCAGGGCAGTGATGAAAATGTGCAGATTCCCAGGATCTGCTCTCAGGCCTTCTGAATCAGAACATGCAGGACCAGGCTAAAGatcagaattaaaaaataataataattttttttaaaggtctttagGCAATTCTTATATTATAGCAGCCAGATTTGGAGACCACTCATCTAATTCTAAATGGCTTCCCGAACTTTAGTTGCTTATTAAAATGAAGGCTCCCCGGTGCCCTGTGTTGGGTGGGGCCCTCACACCTGTATTTTCACAggttccccaggtgattctgatacagcTGGGTCTTCAACTTTCTTCTAGCTTGTGAAGGTTCTGAGTCTGCTGTTTGGACTCACACTCTTTGAAATCTACAGACGGTGCCCTACCCGGACATaaagcctctctgagcctgtggTTAAAAATACGGCCAGAGGCAGAAAGGGCCATCAGGGCCGGGTAACAGGATTTCCGGGGCTTAATGTGCCCCATTATGTTGTTTCTAGTGTTTCTAAGTAGAGCATCTACAGAAAAATGGAAGTGTAAGCAGAACAGAGAGCTCTAGAGAGAATGCATAGATTATGCTCAGCCAATACACGAATCCAATAAAGACAGCCCACACCGATTTGGACTGTAAGACACTACAGCCAAAACACTGGTTCTCCTTTGGGGGTTTCACTGTCCCCCACAggtatttggcaatgtctggagacatttttggttgccaCACTGGGCACGGAGGTGCTCCTGGCATCCCGTGGGTAGAGGCCACAGGGGTGCTGCTCAACACCCTACAGCGTGCACAGGACAGTCCCCCACAACGGAGAATGATCCAGCCCAAAACGTCAACAGTGTCCCAAAGAACGATCATCTCGACCATCTCTCCACCGTCTAGTTCTTAGAGGTCAGGCACCCTAGGGGCCCTGGGGCTACAAGATGAGTAATGCAGAGTCAGAGTCTTCCAGAAAAACAGATGGACAACCAGACAGTTCGTAATATGCAGAGAGTGTCCTGCTGGCAAGGCTGTGCATCACGAtctcctggggcgggggtggggggggggagctgctAAAATATGATTCCCAGGCCCCCGAGACCTCAGGATCTCCAGTGAAGGGGCCAATAAGAACCCCTGGCTTCCTGGGACCTGCGCTGGAGGTTCTGGTTCACCAGGTAGGGTTAAGAGCCTGGGTGTCCCGTGATTAGGGAACTCTGGGAAACACTGTGTTAGAGCGACAGAGAGGAGGCCCCCAGATCTGGAAGGCGTCTGAACACCTGGGTGAGAAGGACAGTCAGGAGATGGGGACTGAGTTGAGCTCAGAGGGTGGACGGGGACAAGGCAAAGCATTCCAGGCAGTGACACACACGCAAACTTCTGGGTGACCCCACCCGTGTGTCTGAGAACCGAGGGGTCCACCACCAACTCCAGAAATGTATTTATAACACTgagagcagaggaaagagaaagcagagagaatgtTTGTCCAAACAaggcagcaggaagcctgccacATGGGGAGGAGGGCTCGAGGCTGCCTAAAACACTCCTTGGCCACAGGTCCCAATGTCCTCAGTGGGAAGCTGCCATCAACCGAGCACGACTTACCGTCCTTTCCCAGCTGCTCCTGCACTTTCTCGAAGTCCGAGCCGCCTACCACACCAATTTTGATCTTCTGCCTCAAGTTTTGTAGAAAGCCATCCATTTCTTTGGTAATTTTCTACGTTTCaaaaaggaagattaaaaagTCATGAGCCATAGAGTAACCAGGAGACTGAAACTCACAGAGTGATACAACCCTGACTTCTATATAGGCCAGCTCAGGCTCGAGGTCTGTAGTGAGTCCAAATATTTTAGTTGTGATTTGGGGAAATCAActttttaccagaaaaaaaatgtgttaaattttacttattcttaACTAGCTTAAAACACGCAAGCAATATATTAACAGGTGCTGTGTGCTGTTCGGCTCTTCTGCTCTGCGTTCACACACTTGTCTACGTGTGCAAAAATAAATAGGTCTTATTTTCAGACACACAAGTAGACTCATTCTAGGTCTTGTGCAGTGACTTGTGTTTTTAGCACTGAGCTGGGATGACTGTTCCATGCCGATACACAaagatctagaacattccttTCAAATGCTACACTGTACTCCACTTACGGGTTTAAGTTGCTATTTTAGAACAAAATATGATAAGATTACAGAGGACATTCAGAATTGATTTGTTATCAttatataaaaccaaaaataaattaagtacGACAGCAAGAGCACACGATTTTTTTAGTCTCTCCTAAAAGAAAAGCTCTTATGTATCAACAGTGGTCTCAATGGTGTAATTTTTTGCTAGTTGAAGTCCGAATTGTGGACTAACTACATAGAAGTtatgaacatgaaaaaaatattcctgCATTAAAACAAATcacaattcatttttttaaagttattttgttacttttagtAATCTGAATTGTATATTCACATGGGgtatctattttcttatttttattttttatttttattttcgagagagagaatcttaagcaagatCCATGCCCAGTTGtgaagcctgacacggggcttgatttcactaccctgagatcgtgtcctgagctgaaatcaagagtaggacacttaaccaactgagccacccagggacccccaacttattattattttttcagtaaactctaccccaatgtgggatttgaactcatgaccccaggagcagcatgttccactgactgagccagcctggagGCCCTCACACTGGGTATCTTTGGAAATGAAGTtagcagaaattaaaaacaaaaacaaaaaaaccaacttcGATACATAAACATCTAGAGTtcaatcttctctttttcttttcttttttttttttaatattttattcatttatttgacagagagagaggtgacaagcaggcagaggcaggcagagagagagggagaaataggctccccattgagcagagagcccgatgcggggctcgatctcaggaccct is a window of Meles meles chromosome 21, mMelMel3.1 paternal haplotype, whole genome shotgun sequence DNA encoding:
- the PMM2 gene encoding phosphomannomutase 2 isoform X3, translated to METGDMAASGPALCLFDVDGTLTAPRQKITKEMDGFLQNLRQKIKIGVVGGSDFEKVQEQLGKDVVEKYDYVFPENGLVAYKDGKLLCKQSIQGHLGEALIQDLINYCLSYIARIKLPKKRGTFIEFRNGMLNVSPIGRSCSQEERIEFHELDKKENIRQKFVADLRKEFAGKGVTFSIGLVLKSHLAGLPAPAPLFLAQSSAQPNRF
- the PMM2 gene encoding phosphomannomutase 2 isoform X2, whose amino-acid sequence is MDGFLQNLRQKIKIGVVGGSDFEKVQEQLGKDVVEKYDYVFPENGLVAYKDGKLLCKQSIQGHLGEALIQDLINYCLSYIARIKLPKKRGTFIEFRNGMLNVSPIGRSCSQEERIEFHELDKKENIRQKFVADLRKEFAGKGVTFSIGGQISIDVFPDGWDKRYCLRHVENDGYKTIYFFGDKTMPGGNDHEIFTDPRTVGHTVTTPEDTRRICEELFP
- the PMM2 gene encoding phosphomannomutase 2 isoform X1, which codes for METGDMAASGPALCLFDVDGTLTAPRQKITKEMDGFLQNLRQKIKIGVVGGSDFEKVQEQLGKDVVEKYDYVFPENGLVAYKDGKLLCKQSIQGHLGEALIQDLINYCLSYIARIKLPKKRGTFIEFRNGMLNVSPIGRSCSQEERIEFHELDKKENIRQKFVADLRKEFAGKGVTFSIGGQISIDVFPDGWDKRYCLRHVENDGYKTIYFFGDKTMPGGNDHEIFTDPRTVGHTVTTPEDTRRICEELFP
- the PMM2 gene encoding phosphomannomutase 2 isoform X4, coding for METGDMAASGPALCLFDVDGTLTAPRQKITKEMDGFLQNLRQKIKIGVVGGSDFEKVQEQLGKDVVEKYDYVFPENGLVAYKDGKLLCKQSIQGHLGEALIQDLINYCLSYIARIKLPKKRGTFIEFRNGMLNVSPIGRSCSQEERIEFHELDKVKRKHQTEVRSRPAERVCRQRRHVLHRFGSEVSPGRITRPGTSLPGPK